The following are encoded together in the Bombus fervidus isolate BK054 chromosome 10, iyBomFerv1, whole genome shotgun sequence genome:
- the LOC139991556 gene encoding multiple coagulation factor deficiency protein 2 homolog: MIPTILIGLFVGFCDGLRGPHHPRSPVSHHHYVPQKDVKITQDAQLLQDATHLKEDIGSMADQLDFSNMTEQEIEFHYFKVHDIDNNAKLDGLEILYAIQHTFHENRLANAERERSSENTRTMDYEDDLPWIVELVDRVLREDDLDHDGYLGYIEYVLGRQRDHIAQAKRNNKLEN, from the exons ATGATACCTACAATTCTGATCGGTTTATTCGTCGGATTTTGTGATGGTTTACGTGGACCTCATCATCCACGAAGTCCTGTCTCTCATCATCATTACGTCCCCCAGAAAGATGTTAAAATAACGCAAGATGCACAACTACTACAGGATGCTAC CCACTTAAAAGAGGACATAGGATCAATGGCCGATCAATTGGACTTTTCGAACATGACTGAACAAGAAATCGAATTCCATTACTTCAA GGTTCATGATATCGACAATAATGCTAAATTGGACGGATTAGAAATTCTCTATGCGATTCAACATACGTTTCACGAGAACAGACTCGCCAATGCTGAACGTGAAAGGTCGAGTGAAAATACCAGAACTATGGATTACGAAGATGATTTGCCTTGGATCGTAG AACTTGTAGACAGAGTACTGAGGGAAGATGACTTAGATCATGATGGATACCTTGGATATATTGAGTATGTACTTGGAAGACAAAGAGATCACATTGCTCAAGCAAAACGGAATAACAAATTGGAGAATTAA
- the No66 gene encoding bifunctional lysine-specific demethylase and histidyl-hydroxylase NO66 — protein MLKCQEPASAFAMYAMKRKNAELSSNSKKLKRKHTPPEKRGGLKNDAHLKIRRKTKQAPVRKSVQEINKISRTINKIQNVNEKNNLISKKTNSFVSSKKNKSIQKPIHKGDKKMAIIPSSKKVGSKRKLRNSVLMVNSGVAKMKQIKQKQQKQIKSKRLIKKNTRETASANRNVTQENHENPLITSRSMFEWLIHPMKVEDFFENNWEKTPVHVKRNFHKYYKVLMSTPMLDKILRESYILFTKNIDITSYENGIRETHNPVGRAIPSVVWDYYMNGCSVRMLNPQTYIPKLHSLNATLQEFFGCFVGANSYLTPPNSQGFAPHYDDIEAFILQIEGKKRWRLYKPRNENEYLPRYSSKNFSQSEIGEPILDTVVNAGDLLYFPRGTIHQGETIDNTHSLHITLSVYQKNSWGDFLEKLLPNALTTAIEADSEFRRGLPIDYLRQCGFAYSDIQNSAKDEFKKRIKHLFNKLIEYIDIDKAADLMAKNHIHDCLPPVISESEQQCSAVKDGEEMIENGIVENRVEIEPDTRIRLLRSHCIRLIKEDETYRIYYSSENSKEYHEYEPQFLEVGEEFVPAIRDMILRYPDFIRVEDLPIKSEDNKIQIVKDLWEKCLLVTENPLCVLE, from the exons ATGCTTAAATGTCAGGAACCAGCATCTGCATTTGCAATGTATGCTATGAAACGTAAAAATGCAGAATTATCGTCaaattcaaagaaattaaagagaAAACATACTCCTCCAGAAAAACGAGGAGGTTTAAAAAATGATGCACATttgaaaatacgaagaaagaCAAAACAAGCACCTGTGCGTAAAAGTGTTCAAGAGATAAACAAGATTTCaagaacaataaataaaattcaaaatgtaaatgaaaagaataatcTAATATCTAAAAAGACTAATTCTTTTGTGTCttctaagaaaaataaatcaattcaAAAACCAATACATAAAGGAGATAAAAAAATGGCTATAATTCCTAGTTCAAAGAAAGTTGgatcaaaaagaaaattaagaaattctgTTTTAATGGTAAATAGCGGTGTTGCGAAAATGAAACAGATTAAACAGAAGCAACAGAAACAAATTAAAAGcaaaagattaataaaaaagaatactCGAGAAACTGCTTCTGCTAATCGTAACGTAACTCAAGAAAATCATGAGAATCCACTAATAACAAGTCGCTCGATGTTCGAATGGTTAATACATCCTATGAAAGTAGAAGATTTTTTTGA AAATAATTGGGAAAAAACACCCGTCCATGTAAagagaaattttcataaatattataaagtgcTTATGTCTACTCCAATGttggataaaatattaagggaatcttatattttatttacgaaaaatattgatattaccTCGTATGAAAATGGTATAAGAGAAACGCATAATCCTGTTGGCCGTGCAATTCCAAGCGTTGTTTGGGACTATTATATGAATGGATGTTCTGTTAGAATGTTAAATCCACAAACATACATACCAAAGTTACATTCCTTAAATG cCACGCTACAAGAATTTTTTGGCTGCTTTGTTGGTGCAAATTCCTATTTAACACCCCCTAATAGCCAAGGTTTTGCTCCACATTATGACGATATTGAAGcctttatattacaaattgaaGGTAAAAAAAGATGGAGATTGTACAAACCACggaatgaaaatgaatatttgcCAAGGTATTCCTCCAAGAATTTCTCACAATCCGAGATTGGGGAACCTATATTAGATACAGTTGTAAATGCAGGagatttgttatattttccaCGAGGAACGATTCATCAAGGTGAAACTATTGACAATACACATAGTCTCCATATTACGCTAAGTGTTTACCAAAAAAACAGTTGGGGTGACTTTTTGGAGAAGTTACTTCCAAATGCATTAACAACTGCTATAGAAGCAGATAGTGAATTTCGAAGGGGATTACCTATTGATTACCTAAGACAATGTGGATTTGCATATTCTGATATTCAGAACAGTGCCAAGGATGAAttcaagaaaagaataaaacatctatttaataaattaatagaatatattGACATAGATAAAGCTGCAGATTTAATGGCAAAAAATCATATTCATGACTGTTTACCACCTGTTATTTCTGAAAGTGAACAGCAATGCTCTGCTGTTAAAGATGGCGAAGAGATGATTGAAAATGGAATTGTTGAAAACAGGGTAGAGATAGAGCCTGATACTAGAATTCGATTATTAAGGTCTCATTGTATAAG gTTAATTAAAGAGGATGAGACATATAGGATATATTATTCGAGTGAAAATTCTAAAGAATATCACGAGTATGAACCACAATTTTTAGAAGTTGGTGAAGAATTTGTACCTGCTATTCGAGATATGATATTGCGATATCCTGACTTTATACGCGTAGAAGATTTACCAATTAAGAGTGAAGATAATAAG aTACAGATAGTTAAAGATCTTTGGGAAAAATGTCTTCTTGTAACAGAAAATCCATTATGTGTTTTGGAATAA